The Cynocephalus volans isolate mCynVol1 chromosome 5, mCynVol1.pri, whole genome shotgun sequence genomic sequence CGGCGGCTCCGGGGGTGGGCGAGGTCCCGCGCGTCCCGACCTCGCGCGGCCCCGGCGCCAGGGCGgtggagaggaggtggggagggggcgcCCCGCGAGGGGAGAGGCGCGGCCCGGGGTCCTCCCGGAGCCCCGAGTGAACCTGCTTCTTCTGTTTTGTCCTGTTCCTCGCCAGATACTGGGAGGATTTCCACAGCTGCACGGTCACAGCCCTTACGGATTGCCAGGAAGGGGCGAAAGATCTGTGGGATAAACTGAGAAAAGAATCCAAAAACCTCAACATCCAAGGCAGCTTATTCGAACTCTGCGGCAGCGGCAACGGGGCGGCGGGGTCCCTGCTCCCGGCGCTGCCGGTGCTGCTGGTGGCCCTCTCGGCAGCTCTAGCGACCTGGCTTTCCTTCTGAGCGCGGCGCCGGCTGTCCCCCCGCGCCCACCCGCACTCACCCCGTGCTCCCGGAAACCGAGAGGAAGATCCATTCGTTCTTTGGGGACCTCGTGATTCTCTGTGATGCTGAAAACATTCATATAGGATTGTGGGAAATCCTGACACTCTCTTTAATTTCGTTTGATTTCTTGTGTTTTATTTGCCAAATGTTACCAATCAGTGAGCGAGCAAGCACAGCCAAAATCGGACCTCAGCTTTAGTCGTCTtcacacaaaaataagaaaacggCAAACCCACcccatgtttttattattattattattattattattatttgtcaaaaGAATCTCAGGAACGGCCCTGGGCCACCTACTATATTAATCATGTTAATACATGAAAAATGATGGGCTCCTCCCTGTAGGAAAGTGAGGAGAGGAGAAGGCCGGGGGAATGAATTCAAGAGAGATGTCCACGGGCGAAGCACATGGTGAATAATTCACGCTCACGTCTTTCTTCCACACTATCTTGTTTTGATCATTTCCACTGCACATTTCTCCTCAAGAAAAGCAAAAGGACAGATGGTTGGCTTCGTGTCTTAAGGCTaggagtgggagaggagagaggtcGGGGGAATCTCTGGTATAAAGGCAAAGGCTGCCAGAAGAAAATGCTGCTAAGGTCACTGAGGGGTTAGCTTTACCTGCTGTTGTCCATGCATCTTTCCAAGTCCACTGCCTTTATTT encodes the following:
- the NRN1 gene encoding neuritin, giving the protein MGLKLNGRYISLILAVQIAYLVQAVRAAGKCDAVFKGFSDCLLKLGDSMANYPQGLDDKTNIKTVCTYWEDFHSCTVTALTDCQEGAKDLWDKLRKESKNLNIQGSLFELCGSGNGAAGSLLPALPVLLVALSAALATWLSF